In Meleagris gallopavo isolate NT-WF06-2002-E0010 breed Aviagen turkey brand Nicholas breeding stock chromosome 2, Turkey_5.1, whole genome shotgun sequence, the following are encoded in one genomic region:
- the CENPW gene encoding centromere protein W translates to MRRTVPRGTLRKIIKKHKPHLRLAANTDLLVHLSFLLFLHRLAEEARTNAFENKSKVIKPEHTIAAAKVILKKSRG, encoded by the exons atgagGCGCACGGTGCCCCGCGGCACTTTGCGGAAGATCATAAAGAAGCACAAGCCTCACTTACGCCTGGCGGCCAACACCGACTTGCTG gTACATTTGAGCTTCTTGTTGTTTCTCCATCGGTTAGCAGAAGAAGCCAGGACAAATGCTTTTGAGAACAAAAGTAAAGTAATTAAACCTGAGCATACTATAGCTGCAGCAAAG gttattttaaagaaaagcagaggctag